ATTTTGCTTTCATGTTAAACAACAAAAGTCTGCTCAAAACCGGTTTTCACCTGAAAATCCCTTCATCTTTGTTAATATTGCTGTAAAACATTTATTTGCGGTTCACTACAAAAATATCTTGCAAAAAATAGTTATTTGCCGGAAAATGATGCATGTCGGCTTTTCAAACAACCATGTATGTTGCGATGAGAAATAAATAGATCTTTCTTTTTATACTTGCTTTTGTCCCTGGTATAAATACAAACATAGAGGGGATAAATGATAATTTACGGACTAATAACACGATTCGGCATTGCAAAAAGTGCATTTTTTATGAGCGTTCTTTGCGTCCTCGTTTCTCTTCTTTTATTCTTTATCATCGCCTTTTTTGCTGGTGGCTACACTGTCCGCCCTGTTGACATTTTCGCATCCCTTATTATTCCTGCCTTTATTGCGCCCCCTGTTTGCATTATTCTTTTGAGGATAGTTAATTTACTCTATCAGGCAAGAGCAGACCTCTTAAAGGCACAGGAGGAACTTGAAAAAAAAGTGGCGGAGCGGACAAGGGAACTTACAAATACAAACGAACTGTTGAGAGAGGAGATAGAAGAGCGAAAGAGAATGGAAGAGGAGCGAAACCAGATGGAAGCATTGCTTATACGTGCAAAGAAAATGGAAGTCGTAGGCATGCTTGCTGGCGGTGTGGCGCACGATCTCAACAATATCCTTGGCGGCCTTGTGACCTATCCGGATTTCCTCATAATGCAGTTGCCTCCGGACAGCCCCATGCGCAAGCCTCTCCTGACGATTAAAAACTCGGGAGAGAGGGCTGCCGCAATTGTACAGGACCTTCTCGCCCTGACAAGAAGAGGGGTCGTTACTAAAGAGCCATTGAATCTGAATGAAATCATTTCTGAATACCTGGCAACCCCGGAACATCAAAATATGCTTAAACAACATCCGGATATACAGGTTGAGGAACATCTCGATAAGCATCTCCTGAATATTCTGGGCTCACCGGGTCATCTTCTGAAAACATTAACAAACCTCCTGTCAAATGCTGTTGAAAGTATGCCTGCCGGTGGAGTTATCTCCATCGCTACCGGCAACCGGCACATGGACAGGCCTGTTAAAGGCTACGACTACATAAAACAAGGGGATTATGTAACTTTAATTGTCTCCGATACCGGGACAGGAATCCCTCCTGAACACAGTGAAAGGATATTTGAACCATTTTTTACAAAAAAAGTTATGGGAATAAGCGGAACAGGACTCGGGTTAACTCTGGTGTGGGGAACAGTTAAAGACCACGAAGGATATATCAGTGTAGATAGCGTTATGGAAAAAGGAACAACTTTTACCCTCTACTTCCCTGTTACCCGCCAGGCACAGGAAGGCAAAGATCATGCG
The sequence above is drawn from the Pseudomonadota bacterium genome and encodes:
- a CDS encoding response regulator; the encoded protein is MIIYGLITRFGIAKSAFFMSVLCVLVSLLLFFIIAFFAGGYTVRPVDIFASLIIPAFIAPPVCIILLRIVNLLYQARADLLKAQEELEKKVAERTRELTNTNELLREEIEERKRMEEERNQMEALLIRAKKMEVVGMLAGGVAHDLNNILGGLVTYPDFLIMQLPPDSPMRKPLLTIKNSGERAAAIVQDLLALTRRGVVTKEPLNLNEIISEYLATPEHQNMLKQHPDIQVEEHLDKHLLNILGSPGHLLKTLTNLLSNAVESMPAGGVISIATGNRHMDRPVKGYDYIKQGDYVTLIVSDTGTGIPPEHSERIFEPFFTKKVMGISGTGLGLTLVWGTVKDHEGYISVDSVMEKGTTFTLYFPVTRQAQEGKDHAISIQELIGQGEKILVIDDMEDQREIAAKILTSLGYSPATVPSGEEAIEYLKGHSVDLILIDMIMYPGMDGLETYKEILKIHPGQKAIIVSGFSETDHVKDALRLGVGEYVKKPYQIDKIGLAIKTELKKPPTN